The DNA region TTGGTCGTTAAAAGACAAAGCGGAATTAAACACTTTTTTGCCAAAATTGTAAAAGAAAATCCGTCACAATATTGGCATATCGTACTTGGTCGTTGGTCACTTTTGCCAATAATTATTATTACTATAACAGGTGTGTACTTATCGCTGCTTAAGTTTGATGTAATTACCGATCAAGCGATTAAACACGATGTAGATTTTGAAGCGTTAGAGGCATCTTCAACAGAAAAATCGGCTTCAATATTTGATACAATTACTTTAGATCAAGTTAAGCATTTAGAGTTTCCTTTTTCTGAGTTTGTCGAGGATTACTACACATTAAAGCTTAAAGATAAAGAGCTGCTAATACATCAATATTCTGGTGAAATTTTAAGCGAACAAAACACATCTTTAACGTCTTATTTTTCAATACTAAGTTTAAATCTACATACAGGAAAAGGCAGTATTATTTGGTCTTTAATTTTGCTAATTGCGACCATAAACATCTTGTATTTTATGTATTCTGGGTTTGATATGACTTTAAGACGAAAGAAAAATACTGTAATCCCAAAAAATAAATACACCAAAGATCAAGCAAAATTTATCATTCTTGTAGGATCAGAAACAGGAAGTACTTACAGATTTGCTTCGGCATTATTTAACAGTTTGATAAATGCAAAACAAAGTGTTTTTATTTCCGATTTAAACAGTTATTCAACTTACAAAAAAGCCGAACATTTAATTGTTTTTACAGCAACGTATGGCGATGGTGAAGCGCCAATAAACGCTAATAAATTTTTAGATACGTTTAAAAATACGCCACAAAACCAAAGCCTAAAATTTAGTGTTGTTGGATTTGGGTCTTTACAGTATAAGGCATATTGCCAGTTTGCAGAAGATGTAAATAATGCACTAAATAACAGTCAATATTTCACCCAATTTTTACCAATAAAAACAATTAATAATCAGTCTTTAGATGCGTTTAAAAATTGGTGTATAGCGTTTAATTTACAATCGCAATTAGACATAGAATTACCTAAAGTAAAACAATTACAAACACCAAAAAATCTTCAAGATTTTAAAGTAGTTTCAAAATCTGAAATTAACCAGGATCATACTTTTGTGTTGACTTTACAAACTAAAAACACACACAAAATACAATCTGGTGATTTGTTATCTGTGTTTCCTAAAGAAGATCAAATAGAGCGATTATACTCTTTAGGAAAATTTGAAGATAAACTGGTTTTAAGTGTCAAAAAACATCAGTTTGGCGTTTGTTCAAATTATTTTAGTCAGTTAAAAGAAGGTGAAGTTATCAAAGCACGAATTAATAAAAATCCATCGTTTTACCTTCCAAAACACACAACACATGCTGTTTTTATCGCAAATGGTACAGGAATTGGACCTTTTTTGGGTATGATTAATCAAAATTCAAACATTAAAAAGCATTTGTTTTGGGGCACGCGTACG from Mesoflavibacter profundi includes:
- a CDS encoding PepSY domain-containing protein; translated protein: MTISIWRYSHLALAITASVFILLASVTGIILAFQPISEQLQPYKVEDLKTISLDQTVNTFKQTYPEILQIEVDANQFVSASVITKDGKNLDGYFNPKTANYLGENIQPSKFFQFTTNLHRSLFLKSTGRFLVALGSFLLLLIAITGFILVVKRQSGIKHFFAKIVKENPSQYWHIVLGRWSLLPIIIITITGVYLSLLKFDVITDQAIKHDVDFEALEASSTEKSASIFDTITLDQVKHLEFPFSEFVEDYYTLKLKDKELLIHQYSGEILSEQNTSLTSYFSILSLNLHTGKGSIIWSLILLIATINILYFMYSGFDMTLRRKKNTVIPKNKYTKDQAKFIILVGSETGSTYRFASALFNSLINAKQSVFISDLNSYSTYKKAEHLIVFTATYGDGEAPINANKFLDTFKNTPQNQSLKFSVVGFGSLQYKAYCQFAEDVNNALNNSQYFTQFLPIKTINNQSLDAFKNWCIAFNLQSQLDIELPKVKQLQTPKNLQDFKVVSKSEINQDHTFVLTLQTKNTHKIQSGDLLSVFPKEDQIERLYSLGKFEDKLVLSVKKHQFGVCSNYFSQLKEGEVIKARINKNPSFYLPKHTTHAVFIANGTGIGPFLGMINQNSNIKKHLFWGTRTQTSVNIYDAYLNEAKHKQLLSTCNIAYSKEGNKTYVQDVIAQKDNIIASVLEQKGVVMICGSVAMQTCVLDQLDTICQNNLSNNVSYFIDNGQIKMDCY